The genomic segment GCTATATACACTATCAACAGGAAAATTACCGGCAGGCAATAGAAGCAATGAGTCATGCGTATGCAGAAAAAGCACACGATAAGAATTTGCTGTACGGATTTGGAAATGCGTTCTTTAAGCGTGGCGATTATTTTGCTGCTTTGGCTGCGTATGAAGAGCTTTTAGGCTTGCTGAATGCACAGCGTGCGCGGAAAGAACAAGCATTGTCCAATACTCGCCCTGACGATGTTGCGTTTATTGAACGTTATATGCATACGGCTAATAATTTGGGCGCAACGCTGAGCAGATTGTCCGAGCGAACGGGCGACTCTCAGAAGAACGGACGTGCGCTTGCACTGTATGCTGAATCTACCCGTGCGTGGGATGCTTTAACCAGAAATCCTCAGACGATGATCCGTGCAAAATCGGTCGGTTTGGCCTATTTGAATACCCAAAATATGCTGAATACAAAGAGTTCGTATCAATCGGAGATTTACACCGATATACCGATGATACTCGAAAACGAGAGAGCGCTGGAACAAAAAGAGGATAAATAGTCTATGGATACCGAGATTTTAAAGTATGTTACAGCCGATACGGCAAACGGTATTACGGGCGTATTATGCACAATTATCGAAGCGCATGGCTCTTCGCCACGGGAAGCCGGAACGTCGATGTGGGTAACTCCGGAGCTTGTCCGCGGTACGGTAGGCGGCGGTGTTTCCGAACATGAAGTTATCAAAAAGGCACGTGAAATGCTGAAAACAGGCGATGCTACCTGTATCATAAAGAAAAATCTCACTGCAGAAGAAGGTCTCGCGTGCGGAGGTTCTATCCAAGTGTATCTTGAAAAGATAGGGAATGATCCTGAACTGTTTATCTTCGGCGGCGGACACGTTGGTCGTGCGCTTGCAAAAGTTGCTGCCTTTATCGGATTTCGCGTTACCGTTTGGGATGACCGTGCCGATTGCATTACAAAAGAACTATTCCCGACGGCGCGGCGGCTTTGTTGTCCGTTGCAACAGCTGTTTCTCAAAGAAACGGCTGCATCTATTCAAAATAATAAGGCGACGCACGATAATTCGCCGTCCTGCGATAGTGCTGTGCCGCGAGAAGCTGTACCGGTATCTCATACCGTTCTACAGTTTCACGAGAACGTATATTGCGTTGCGGTAACCCGTGGGCATCGCTGCGATGCAGATGTCTTGCGGTATCTGTACGGTAAAAAACTTGCCTATATCGGCATGATCGGCTCATTTGAAAAAAATGCCGCGGTTGTAAAGCTGCTTGCTGATGAAGGTATCAGCAAAGAGTACCTCGATTCCATCTATAAACCGATCGGACTGCCCATCAGAGCGGAAACACCTGAAGAAATTGCAGTTTCCATCGCCGCCGAGCTTATCGCCGTTCGGCATCACGGAAACCCTGCACTATTACGCAGTGGCTATGCCGATTCCCGCCACGGATAGGCTTTTTGGAGGATATTTTGCCGGATGCAACCGTATCGCAAGCATTATGAATACATGTGATATGCGGAGATAAAAGGATTCAGTTATCCCCTCTCTATTTCCCATGACCAATTAATTACTTATCCGCTTACACGCGCACCCTTGAACGATAACCGAAAAATAACTAAAATATCTACTTATTGTAGAAAAACGAAGCAGGAGATTGGCGTCATGGAAGACATATTGCACACGATTGAATTGGAAAAAGCATATAATCCTAAAGATTTTGAAGATAGAATCTATGCGGATTGGGAAAAACAGGGCTGTTTTAAGCCGGTTAAAAAGACTGACAGTACCGATAGATATGTCGTAGCCATTCCTCCGCCCAATGTAACCGGTGTTCTCCACATGGGACACGGTTTAAACAACGTGTTGCAGGATGTTGTTGTCCGCTACCACCGCATGAAGGGTGATGAAACGCTTTGGATACCCGGTACCGACCATGCCGGTATCGCAACGCAAAATGTGGTTGAACGTCAGCTAAAGGCGGAAGGCAAAACACGGCACGACCTCGGGCGGGAAGCCTTTCTTAAACGCACGTGGGAGGTCAAAGAAAAGCACCACTCGATTATCACCAACCAGCTGCGTAAAATCGGCGCTTCCGTCGATTGGTCTCGGGAACGGTTTACGATGGACGAAGGGCTTTCCTATGCCGTCCGCACCGTATTCGTTACCCTCTATGAACGCGGACTTATCTACCGCGGCAACTATCTGGTTAACTGGTGTCCTTCCTGCGGCACTGCGCTTGCGGACGATGAGGTCGACCATGAGGAGACCAAAGGGGGAATGTACCATATTTTATACCCCCTCGCCGATGAAAACGGTGTGCCTTCTGCGTCGGAATATATCGAAATAGCGACAACCCGTCCCGAAACGCTTTTGGGCGATACCGCCGTTGCCGTACACCCCGAGGATCCCCGCTATACTCATTTAATAGGAAAGAAGCTCGTACTGCCGCTGACCGGCCGCTGTATTCCGATTGTTGCAGACAGCTATGTCGATAAGGAATTCGGGACGGGCGCTGTAAAAATAACCCCTGCCCACGACCCCAATGACTGGGAAGTCGGCAAGCGGCATAATCTCGAAGTTATCAATATATTAAACCCCGACGGTACGCTCAATGCAGCCGTACCCGAAAAATACCGCGGCATGACAGTGAAAGCCGCCCGTGAAGCGGTTATCGCCGATTTGGAAACGGCAGGCTTGTTTAAAGAGAAGGAAAACATTAAACATGCCGTAGGGCATTGCTACCGCTGTCACAGTGTCGTAGAGCCGTATCTTTCTGAGCAATGGTTTGTCAAAATGAAGCCGCTTGCAGACAAGGCGCTTGCCGCGTGGAAAAAAGGCGAACTCGTGTTCTATCCGCAAAAATGGGAAAATACCTACAGCCATTGGATGGAAAACATCCGCGATTGGTGTATTTCGCGGCAGCTGTGGTGGGGGCACCGGATTCCGGTGTGGTATTGCCAAGACTGCGGTAAGATGACCGTTTCGGTAAAAGATGTAACCGAATGTCCCCACTGTAAGAGCGCCGCCCTCAAGCAGGATAGCGATGTACTCGACACGTGGTTTTCAAGCTGGTTGTGGCCGTTCTCTACGCTCGGTTGGCCTGAAAAAACCGAAGATTTGCAGCGCTATTACCCGACCTCCGCCGTCATCACCGCCCATGATATTATCTTCTTCTGGGTTGCCCGTATGATTATGGCGGGGCTTGAATTTACCGGTACCGTTCCATTCCGAGATGTTTATCTGCATGACTTAGTGCGCGATAAACAAGGACGCAAGATGTCCAAATCGCTCGGCAACGGTATTGATCCGCTGAATATTATCGATGAGTACGGCGCCGATGCCCTTAAATTTACGCTTACCTTTATGTGCACGCAGGGGCAGGATATTCTTATCGACAACGAATCCTTTAAACTCGGCTCCCGCTTTGCCAATAAAATCTGGAATGCTTCGCGCTATATCTTAGGAAATCTCGAAGGGCGGCGCATTGTTCCCGTTTCCGCCTCTGAATTAACCGAGCTTGACCGATGGATTTACCACACCCTCAACGAAACGGTTAAAAATGTGCGGGCAGCCTTTGAAGGGTACCGCTATAACGAGGTAGGGCACGGCATTTATGAGTTCTTCTGGAATAACTTTTGCGACTGGTATGTCGAAGGGACGAAGCTTTCCTATAAGAGCGGAGATGATGCGGAAAAAGACCGGATAACCTCGGTTCTGCTTGCCGTTTTGGAAGAATCGCTCCGGCTGCTGCATCCTGTGCTTCCCTTCGTTACTGAAGAAATCTACCGCAAACTTCCCGAACACTGCGCTGCCGGAGCTTCACACCGTGCAAAGGCGCTGATAACCGCCGATTATCCCGTCTATTGTGAAGAGCGTATCGATACGGCCGCTGCGGCACGTTTTACTGCGCTGCAGAATATCGTGCGGCTTATCCGTGCGCTCAGAGCAGAATGCGGTATCGATCCTCAGCTTAAACTGCATATTGCGCTCTATATAGAAGCAGGTTCTCCCGCAGCAGCGGCGTTTGAGAATATCGATTTAATTAAGTTATTGGCGGGACTCGCGGATATTGCCTTTATCGAAACGCCTGCTGATAAACCTGCAAATTCTATCGGGACGGTAGGAGCCGGTTTTGAAGCCTTTATCATTACCGGAACCGAGGTAGATCGCAGTCAATTGGCTGCACGCTTTACAAAAGAACTCGAAAAAGAAAAACAGGCGGTATCCCGTTTAACGGCAAAACTTTCTAATGCAAATTTTACAGATCATGCTCCGGCTGAGGTTGTTGAAGGGGAAAGAGAAAAACTGCGCCAAGCGGAACGGCTGATTGAGAAGTTCACGCTGTATTTGCACGATCTCGTATAGAGCACGGAAAAAGGAGGAAAAGATGGAACAACATGAAGTAGCCCTTTTAAAAGGAATGTATCTTGCCCCTTATATTCATTTGGCAACCAGCTTACGGGGAAAGGCTCGCCATGCAGGTGGTAATATGTTTCGCCATCAAATCGATACAATGGGTACGCTTATCGACTACGGCTATATCGACAGTATTTTGCTGAAGGCGTCGATTATCCATGATGTATTGGAAGATGTGCCGGATTTTAATGTAAATGAACTACTCTCTATCGACTCGGAATCTCCGGCGGTCTATGAATTGGTTATGGAAGTTACCCGTCGGCCGGGACAGACAAAACCTGAATATTTGCAGCATATTATCAGACATGGTTCACAGCGGGCAAAAGTCTTAAAGTGCGCCGACCGTATCAGCAATATGATCAGTTTGGGGTTTGTAAATGACCCTGAGTTTATTAAACGGTATTGTAATGAAACGGAGATATATGTATTTCCGATTGCGTTGGAAGTAAATTTTGATATGTACAATGAGCTGTTGTATCTGGTGCAGTCCCGTTTACAATATCTGGCTGATTTTGAATTTCTGCATAACCACCGCAGAGATACTGCTTCTGTTTAAAATAGATAGCGAGCTGTCCAAAAACGGAAAATCTATCGACTTTTTCTGTAAGGAAATTATTCATTATATCCGCTAAAGCGGATTGCGAAACAGTTTTGGGACAGTTTCCTTAAGCTTTAGATGCGATGTTTAAAATTAAGTCATTACTGTATAAAGACTTAATTTTAAACTCGCTATCAGCTATGCTGATGGCGATGTCCAAGAAGTAACCAACTTTTGAGACATCCCCGAGCTGCCGTTTTTCAGCAGCTCCTTTTTTTATTCGTGCGGAGGGTTTAATACCCCGATGCTTGCGTCGGGGTATGTTGATTTCCGTAACTTATTCGTCGAAGTCGTCCTCAAAACTGTCATCATCGTCATAGGCGTCATCAAAATCGCCGTCGTCAAAATCATCATCAAAGTCGTCGTCAAAATCGTCATCGAAATCATCGTCATCATCGAAAGGTGCAGTCGATAAGAAATGATTTCCGAAAAAGAAAGAAACTTTGTTACTCATAGTGAACCATCCATTATGTTTTGGAATATCTTATAAAATCGTCTTAGAGGAAAGACGTTACCGTTCGATAAACGGCAAATGCATAATAATAAGAGTATACTAATCTGTCAACCGGTTGTCGGCGTAATTTATGTTAGTTTAACCGGGCGAGACATCGCCGGTATTTATCCGGATTAACCCTAAACGCTACAATAGGATCGCCTCCTTGGGTTGCCTTGCCGATTGCAGCCATCGCTTCTTCGATCATCCGGGGAGCCGGAATAAGCCGTCCTGCTCTTGTCGTAAGTCCGATACCGAGCGATTTTTTAGCGGAAGCATCCAAGACCGTATGAATTTCGTCATAGAGGGTGCTTGCAATTTGCATTGCCTGATCCAACGGGGCATAAAAGATGATGACACCAATAATATCTTTATTAAAGACAAACACCTTATGGATACGGTCAAGTGTCGACCGCAAGAGGTGAATAATTTGTTGATTATGAGGTATATCGGTCGCATGAACGAGCAGAAGTGTTAAATCCTCCTCGGCAACAGCCGTTTCGGTAATTGCAGTTGTCAATTCTTCGATGAGTGTGGCCTGTTCAAGCGAATGACTACCGCTACGTGATGCATCTGAAAGAGGCGTGTTTTCAAAGGTGGTAACAGCTGGCTGTTTTACGGTTTCATGGGGTTCGGTTGAGGGTTTTAGAGTTTGTGTGTGATTTTCAAAGAATCCATAAGTTCCCGCATCAAAGCTTTGTTTTATATCTGTTTTCGAGTTCTCTGCTGTTTGCGAAATGTCCGGTTCATCTGTTTTTGAGGATATCGGCTGCTCTGCATCGGTACCATCTTGTTCTTCCATTGCACTGTGTTCAAGTTGTATATTTTGCGAGCTTTCTTGGTATTCGGGTACGGTTTGTTGGGACTGCTCATCATCGTAGATATGGAGACGGTTGAGCGATTCAAGCTGTACGTTTAACGGGAGGGAAGATGCCGTTTCGGCTGGGTGTTCATTGTTTTTTTCCACGGACGGCTGTTCATCGTTATGCTGCATCCTTTCGTGGAGATTCAAATCTTCCTTTTGTACGTGAGTTGAAATGTCCGCTTCGACGCATGTTTCCATACGAGGCATACTTACTGCATCATTGCTTGCAGCAGCAGTAAAATACTCACTGGACTGAGCGGTATTCGAATCGATTATATCCGGTTCGGAAGTACGTACGGCGCTTCTAAGCTCCGGTTTCTTTTCGGCGGCGGATTTTAGATCTATATATGAAAATATCAATACCAAGACGGTCATTAGTACAATCAGTAGTAATAAAAAGAATACTATTTGACCGCGGTTAAATACCGTTTCAAGCGGAAGCATTTGGAGCGCCGCATGGACGGTAACGGTATTACCTGTTTCTTTAACAGGGATATGTGTTTGAGCGGCAGTAAAAAAGAGCGGTAAGTTTTTTACTTCGACTATATACTGTTCATTATATGAAAAAATATCGGTGTTTTTCGGCCAGATAAATACAATGCCGGCACTATCCCTAATTAAAATTGCTTGAACATATTTACTGTAGTTACGGCATAGCTGTTCAAGCTGACCTTGCAATCGGACAGAATTACCCTCTTGAGCTGCTTCCGATAAAATCTCACCGGTATGCTGAGCAAATATTTTAAAGTTCTTCAACGATTCTATTTTTCCCGCAGCAGAATCGCTGTGAAGGGTAAAAACAAACCATAACAAACTTCCAATAATAATAAGCAATGCGCATGCGCTATAGACCGACATCAATATTTTTTTCATCATGAATCAGTATACTCCGAAATGAATTCCGATACAAGTTCCATATCAGTCAAATTTCCTTTTCTATGAGCTTTACACCATGCAAGTGCGGGAAGAAGAGATATTACGGTATTCCGGTCGTTTTGTTTTAAACTTTCGGTAAAGGAAATAAGAAATTCCGTATACGGAAATTTTTGAAAGTCGGCCTGTTTCCAGCGGATGATGCTGTGTTTTTCCGCTTCAAAAGCTGCCCTGTAGGAATCCAAGAGCGGCGTTCGATAGGTGATGCCTTGTGTTGTGCGCTCGCTGTAGCTTTCGGTACGGAACATAAGGCGGACAAACGAGTGTTCTTGTGGGCAAGTGTACGCCGCGCTGCCGGCAAATTGCATCGAAAGATAGGTGCCGCGGCTATATGCCTTGCCGCCGGTGTAGGCAAAGTCCATTCCGCTGCATTCAATATGCCGGTAACCGAGCGCTTGTGCTGCATGGTAGGCGGCGACTGCAACGGTACCGGAACCCGTGGTTAGTGGTGGAAATGGAGAAAAAAGCGCGGCTGTTTGGACAAGTGGGTGTCCGCCTGCTGTAAAAAAGAAAGTGTTGCCGTTTTCATAAAAGCGGCGCGCTCCTGCAGTTTGTGCCGAAAGGTCGAAAATACCGATCGTCTCTTTGGGGATAACGCCGATGGTATGCTGATATGAGATATGCTGCGGGTCAATCGCGATGAAGAATTCCGGTGTAATACCGTTTGCGCATACGGCGGGAAAGGCTGTATCGGTACAAAAAACCGTGTACTGTTGCCGCTTTTTTTTCAGCAACGATAAGCCGGCTTCCAAGCTTGGCCCTGCTCCCAGTATGAGCGCTGTTCGGGTGGTATCGCTTTGCGGGTATGCTGGTTTGACGAAACTTGCGAGGCGCAAATTGAAAAAGATATTGCGCAGCCAGATTTTCCCGAAATGAACTTGCACTGAAAAATCCGCTTTGATTTTTTCGAGTGCGTGTTCGATCTTCTCCGGTAAATCTTTTATTTGCGCTTTATAGTATTCACTCCATGTTCTCAGGACATAATAACCGAAGGTGCCGTGTAGGGCAGGTAAATAGGCTGCTGTGAATGCGGTTTCAAAAGTGTTGTCGGTATATGGCGGCAAGAGAAATATTCTGTTGTCCGATAGCAATTCCGTATAATCGATGAGTGAGAGCAACTGCTTGAATGATTCATAATCGGATTCCGTAATTGCACAAAAGGATTGAGGATATTTATCTAAAAAAGTTTTGATATGAATACCGTTCCCCAGTCCGCAAAAGAGCATAAAACCGGCTGCTGCGGTAACGGCGCGTTCTGCTTCCCGTGCGGGATTATAGAGAGAATGCAGCGCCTGTCCCGATGCAAAGAGCGGTACCGGCTCCCCTGTCTTTGCTGATGCAATACCTCTATAGGCAGCCCCTGTTTGAGAGTGTTGGAGTTTTTCTGCAAGTTCCGGCTGTTTAAGGCGTATCGCAGCGAGATTCCTATTTAAGACCGTCATGCTTCTATCCTTTTAATGAGTACACCAAGTACGCGGTTTACCTGTTCCGTCAAGTTTGTTTGTGCTTTTTTATCCGTAGGATTTTTTATCACATTACAGTAAGCGGTGTAGCTGCATAAGGCGCATATCTGTTTTTCGAGTGTTGCCGCATCTTCCGCGAGCCGCGCCGGTTCCGTTGCGATTAACGCAGGTATTTTGATATGCAGCGTGTTTAACAGGGAATGAGCTATCTCTGTGCGCTCCTGGCAGGAAAGCGCAGGGTAGGGAGCTGCCGAAAGCTGTGCCATATCCTGTGTGCTGTTTTGCTGTCCGGAAAGGATATTCTCGCTGCCGGACTGTGCATTGTGCATACGGACAGCGGTATTTGCCTGCCGATCGGCGGGCTGAGCGCTTTTGGCAATACCGGCTGTTAGGTCTATAGTCTTGATATTTGGAAGCGGCGCGCCCCCCGTACCGGCGCGGAAAAGTCTCCGTGCGGATTCAGGCGGCAGCTGTAAAAACCATTGCCGGTAGGTTTCAAGTGATTGTGCCGCAAAGTTTTGGACGGTGAGTGCTTCTGCGATCGGATGGAGCCTGTTCGTGGCAGCAAACAGGCGTGCGGTACTTGCATGGGGGCGTGCATGGGTAAAACCTTTTGCAGCTGCCAAATCGACGCCGGCAAGTATG from the Treponema medium genome contains:
- a CDS encoding motility associated factor glycosyltransferase family protein, whose protein sequence is MTVLNRNLAAIRLKQPELAEKLQHSQTGAAYRGIASAKTGEPVPLFASGQALHSLYNPAREAERAVTAAAGFMLFCGLGNGIHIKTFLDKYPQSFCAITESDYESFKQLLSLIDYTELLSDNRIFLLPPYTDNTFETAFTAAYLPALHGTFGYYVLRTWSEYYKAQIKDLPEKIEHALEKIKADFSVQVHFGKIWLRNIFFNLRLASFVKPAYPQSDTTRTALILGAGPSLEAGLSLLKKKRQQYTVFCTDTAFPAVCANGITPEFFIAIDPQHISYQHTIGVIPKETIGIFDLSAQTAGARRFYENGNTFFFTAGGHPLVQTAALFSPFPPLTTGSGTVAVAAYHAAQALGYRHIECSGMDFAYTGGKAYSRGTYLSMQFAGSAAYTCPQEHSFVRLMFRTESYSERTTQGITYRTPLLDSYRAAFEAEKHSIIRWKQADFQKFPYTEFLISFTESLKQNDRNTVISLLPALAWCKAHRKGNLTDMELVSEFISEYTDS
- a CDS encoding valine--tRNA ligase gives rise to the protein MEDILHTIELEKAYNPKDFEDRIYADWEKQGCFKPVKKTDSTDRYVVAIPPPNVTGVLHMGHGLNNVLQDVVVRYHRMKGDETLWIPGTDHAGIATQNVVERQLKAEGKTRHDLGREAFLKRTWEVKEKHHSIITNQLRKIGASVDWSRERFTMDEGLSYAVRTVFVTLYERGLIYRGNYLVNWCPSCGTALADDEVDHEETKGGMYHILYPLADENGVPSASEYIEIATTRPETLLGDTAVAVHPEDPRYTHLIGKKLVLPLTGRCIPIVADSYVDKEFGTGAVKITPAHDPNDWEVGKRHNLEVINILNPDGTLNAAVPEKYRGMTVKAAREAVIADLETAGLFKEKENIKHAVGHCYRCHSVVEPYLSEQWFVKMKPLADKALAAWKKGELVFYPQKWENTYSHWMENIRDWCISRQLWWGHRIPVWYCQDCGKMTVSVKDVTECPHCKSAALKQDSDVLDTWFSSWLWPFSTLGWPEKTEDLQRYYPTSAVITAHDIIFFWVARMIMAGLEFTGTVPFRDVYLHDLVRDKQGRKMSKSLGNGIDPLNIIDEYGADALKFTLTFMCTQGQDILIDNESFKLGSRFANKIWNASRYILGNLEGRRIVPVSASELTELDRWIYHTLNETVKNVRAAFEGYRYNEVGHGIYEFFWNNFCDWYVEGTKLSYKSGDDAEKDRITSVLLAVLEESLRLLHPVLPFVTEEIYRKLPEHCAAGASHRAKALITADYPVYCEERIDTAAAARFTALQNIVRLIRALRAECGIDPQLKLHIALYIEAGSPAAAAFENIDLIKLLAGLADIAFIETPADKPANSIGTVGAGFEAFIITGTEVDRSQLAARFTKELEKEKQAVSRLTAKLSNANFTDHAPAEVVEGEREKLRQAERLIEKFTLYLHDLV
- a CDS encoding XdhC family protein gives rise to the protein MDTEILKYVTADTANGITGVLCTIIEAHGSSPREAGTSMWVTPELVRGTVGGGVSEHEVIKKAREMLKTGDATCIIKKNLTAEEGLACGGSIQVYLEKIGNDPELFIFGGGHVGRALAKVAAFIGFRVTVWDDRADCITKELFPTARRLCCPLQQLFLKETAASIQNNKATHDNSPSCDSAVPREAVPVSHTVLQFHENVYCVAVTRGHRCDADVLRYLYGKKLAYIGMIGSFEKNAAVVKLLADEGISKEYLDSIYKPIGLPIRAETPEEIAVSIAAELIAVRHHGNPALLRSGYADSRHG